GATTTCAGAACATAAGGGAAAGGGAATAACTAAATATAGAACTTAGAAACAAATCAGCACTCAAGGAATGAGAGGTTGGATAAGGGTGAGATATGGTAGACCTTTCAGCAGATAAAAAAGATAAACTCTATTTGGTGTATGCATTTTGCTGTGACGCTGGGAgcatctttcccagacctgatgaagagctttgtgtggctccaacagaagttggtccaataaaatatattacctcacccaccttgtctctctaacattaTTTGGGAGCAGGTGTCCTTGGCAGCACAGAACACTGTAGGTGATGAGCCACAAGCCACTTAAGAATATAGAAAACCACACTGAACAAAAACGAGGCAAAGACTTGTATAGCAGCaaggaatttctctctctctctcgcacacacaggAATATAAAATACAATCTGTATGCAATATTGTCAAGTTAACATTCCTGTAGGATCCTTGACTTTTGAATGTCTTGGGTTTTTGAATAATTAGTTTTTCAGACCTAGTATTGCATTATTgtaattttttccatttaatttctaTAGTatgttttaaagaagaaaaaaggaaccaagggtgaggaaaaaaaataagaggTGAATGAGAGAATATTAATCTCCAGTGAGCAGTATCATTAACCTGTCTTTGGAGATATTATATGGCAATCACTTCCTCAACATATGGGGCAGCTTCACTGCCCGTGTTAAAGATAGACAGAAGgccaaattattttttcactgGTATAAATCAAGAGAAATCCCATTGTATTCATGGGAGTTTCCTCTGGATTTTCCACTGATGCTTTCTGTTGCTTCTgacttccccccccaaaaaaattcctTTCATCCTGAGATTTTCTAGGATTGTTTTCTGCTCAAAGGTAATTTTTTGGGGAGgtgcggtggggggggagggggaaatcttaTCAAGATCTATTTAGTAGTTCTTTTTCAATTATGAACTTCAAATTATGTTTCTTTCCAGTTATTAGAAAATTTTTCTTTTGGATATGGATAGCTCAGAAATGGttttactttcaaagctgaaattCTCTATGGGGCTAAATTAGGGATAGTCTCTTAGTTCAGCTTCAGGTGGGGAACTATTTTTCTGCATTACCTAAAAACTCCACTCCATACCTCTTATCCTGTAACCATTTAAGTACATGAATACCTGTACATACTTGAGTACACCTGTTCAACTCTATGGGACTATCCACATGTATAAAACTACGCAAGTATATAAGTATTCCTAGGAATGGGGCCTTTTATTGTTCTATTACACACTTTAAATTGTCTTTTACAGTTCTGGTTATCCTCTGCTAAGACATCTGTTTTAGTTCATGGTGTCAGGTTTTCTTTTTGATTTAGTTTATTCCTTGATCCCATCATAGCAGTATTTTCCTCGAAGCTTCAGAAACATTAATACAAAAAAAAGCACCGTCTCCCAAGTAACCTACAGCAACCCTGTAGCAGTCAACGtatctcagctttctttcttgCACTTTGGCTAAGCAGATTTCTGAAGCAGATAGAACCTGCAGCACAAGTAGCTGCAGCCATGCATGTAAAAATATTGTGTGTCCTCTCATTACAAAGACCGGCTTATTTCCCTGACACATGTAAAAAAACGTTTATACAATAAGTGAGGGTTAAACCTGAGGTTTGGGGGTTTTCTAGAAGGAAAGCAGAGCATATTTATCCTCAGTGTCTTTTGCTGGTTTAGACAAACCCAGCCCTGTCTAGTCTTTTATTGGTTTTGAAAGCTGTTACACCTGATCGGTCAGTTTACCTGTTTGAGTCAGTGGAATTTTAAAGACAATGAAATGCAGCTGAGTACTAGCCAGCATACACCAGATTTAAGCTGGTCTGAAGTAGCAGAGACTGCCTATTTAAAAGCTTCTTGGCACAATCAAGATCTATTTTGGAGGAGCATCTCTTCAAACAAAACTGCTTTAGGAACTTGTTGTCCTGCCTTGTCTCAGACGGAAATATGGCCAGTCGTGCACTTCAGATTGTTGGACTGGTAGTTGGAGGCATTGGCTTAGTTGGGACTTTTGCAATCACTGGCATGCCTCAATGGAGAGTAACTGCCTTCATTGAAAACAACATTATAGTATTTGAGACCATTTGGGAAGGACTATGGATGCACTGCATCAGACAAGCCAACATCAGGATGCAGTGCAAAGTCTACGACTCCCTCTTGGCACTCTCACCTGATCTACAGGCATCCAGAGGACTGATGTGTTCTGCTTCAGCACTCTCATTTCTTGCTTTTATAATAGCCATTATGGGCATGAAGTGCACACAGTGCACTGGGAACAACAAGCAAACCAAGGGTCACATTCTGCTGGCAGCTGGAGTCCTCTTCATCCTATCTGGTATTGTTGTGTTCATCCCAGTGTGTTGGGTTGCCAATACCATCATCAGAGACTTCTACAATCCAGTTGTCAATGTAGCACAAAAACGAGAACTTGGGGAGGCCCTCTACATAGGCTGGGTATCTGCATTCTGTCTCATCTCCGGGGGAGCAATATTCTGTTGCTTCTGCCGTTGTAATGAGAAAGCCAGAAACTACAGGTTCTCCGCGCCTTCACATCATACATCTTACAAAACTCATCATATGCAAAGGAAAACTGAAAGCTCATATTCCAAAAGTCAGTATGTCTAGCTGCTTCTTGGTCTTTTAGCTCAGCAAGTCAGTCGTTGTGAACGGACTTCAGTGTTCACATTGAACTACAAGTAGGTCAGAGGAaactttatttgtatttcataCCTTAACTATAGTAGCCATCCTTAAATTCATAGACTATGGTTAAATCTATGAACTCTATCATAGCTAATACtgcaacacagacagacaatgtATTATGAAGTTTTATcatgggggggggtagggggagaaatCACACCTTTATCTTTTTAGGTGTTTTAAAGTttcaatttgctttaaaaatatttagcatcCATGTAAAAGTGaatgtttaatttctttttaatagtTATTTGGAACAGGTTTTGTGTTTATTTGGGGGATATGTTTCATATGGCAAATATTACAAAGGGGCTTAAATTAATCTATTGTGATATAAAATACAGATGGATTGCTGGAAAGAAATGGagcaaacccatttttttctggACATAGGGGAATAAGGCTGAATAAGAATaataaagtatttgtttaaaagaaCAACAATAGCTAAGGGATTAATACATTGTAAATGAAGGGTAATGTGAAGAATTAGCTCAGCAGTGAGAGGGAggtcaaaatgtttgaaaaatgtcCCTTATTTCAGAATGAAAATTTCAGGGTAGACACACTGCTCTATATTTACCTAGaaatatttttactgtaaaaTAATATCTATTTTGAGATGGTGAAAGGTCAGACTGGTTTGTTTTCAAAAGCGACAGTATTCTACAATGATTCCTCTAAGCACAACAATTTACAACATGGTTATAACAATGTTCTGGATCTTTACTGTACAATACGatctttttttaatatgggtATTTAATACAGCCCTCATACTGCAGTGACTCCTGTGTGGGAAGACTCCATCTGCACGAAGTCGCACTGATTTCAATGCAGAGGTCTGCTCATGTGCAATTTAGTGCAGAACTAGAGCCTGAAGGGGTAAAAAGAAGGATGTTTCAGTGTTTTATTCACTGTTCATTCGCAAAATGCAAACAAGATTTCTAATAATGTGACTGTATACCCCCTTATGGAAAATAAGGGAATAAGAATGAATCCAATAGAAACTAGATAGGGTCTATAGAAGTTACCCTAAAATCCCTACTGAAATTAACAGAGAATTTTAGATGTTTTTAACCCAGCGGAGAGGGTGATCTCCTGGCCCCACTAAAATTAGTGGGATGTTTATCTTTGACTATACTGGGACCAGAATTTCGCCTGTGGAGTGTGAGATCCCTGTTTTACAATTTGGATTGGTTTAAATATTCTGTGGAAAGGTTATAATACAACCCTGTTTGTATTATCGTTCTCTACCCTTACGATATTTCTAGCTGAAAAATATCAGGCACCAAATTCTTCTTTAATTTACACAGGTACAACTTCCATTGAGCTAAAGAAATCCAAATCCTCATACTGGTTTAGAATGGTCTATTTACAGTTTTAGGTTATGTCTTTTAAGCTATGTCTAAATACACATATTTCTATTTTGcctcattatttttaaaggtgACCCCTGGCTATGTACATACATGATGTGCGCAATACATATGTGCACTGCATATGTTATACTGTACAACTTGCCTGTATTTCTATTACAcagttttgtttatatttgcaaaCCTTCTCTTATTTGTGGGAAAGGGCTGTTGTGCTGATTTACTGCACTATGTGAATGTTGTTCTCTGCAGAATGCATAGCTTCAAACTTTCATGTATTTTGTAAAAAAGTATTATGTCTTTCTGCGTTAGCACCTTGTTCTTACACATTCACCCATTCTGTTTCATGGGTTGTACCAATGAGTATAATAAAATCATTTGTTGAGTTCGCCCCTTTTAATTAGGACGCAAGGTCCTACTCAATAGGGTGTATATATTCATGTACTGTAATTATTTACACTACCATGTGACATAAGTGGTGCATACAGTAATTATCTATTAAAGTAAGAATCTTAAATGCAACAAACAGATAAGTAACTTTTTGCTTGCAATACAAAAATGTTTGTATACTTAGTATGCTCATTACAGTTatttatagtactgtatataaCATTTATTTGTGGCAGCACAAAACAttccaggcactgtacaaatagacATAAAAaggcagagattttcaaaaatgcttacaGGATTTGGGAGTGCAAGTCTCATCAATGGGACTTTAATGCTTTTGAACTTCTCCCAGAGAATCCCTACATCAAAGCGGATTACTATACAAGTATCTATATGCTATTTGCCCCCCACCACACATACAACATTTATCATGTATTCAGGACAACCAAAACAAACCATTTCAGTTCTGAAGAGAAAAAAGtctgttcatttaaaataaatctttggcAGTCTGGCCAGACGCCCTCACAGAAGGGAATATATCCAGACATACTTGTGAACCAACTGTATTAGGAATGAAATTACTCCCATCCACGGGAGACTGCTTCCTCAGTCAGAAGACCCCTACATTCCAAGAGGATAGCAACAGATTGCAAAACCTGACTGCCCTGTTCTTAATGCAACATTAAGTTTTATTTTACGTAAATGTAGCTAAGTGTTAAAAAGCCTGAGCTTAACGTATGGAAATGCAAAAAAGAGTTGAAAATCAGAACAAAGTTGTGTGAGCTGAGCTCATACTCCTATAAACTtaagccaagattttccaaaagaGGTGCCTAAATTCATGTTTAatctcagctcttttgaaaatcagggacTTCTTTAGAAACTTAATTATGTATTTCAGGCAccagtgtttttaaaatcttggtctTAATTAATAATGGTCTCAAAACTAGGGCTAgtcaaacattttccatcaaaacgtCAGTGGAAATGTTTGACTTTTTGTCAG
The Eretmochelys imbricata isolate rEreImb1 chromosome 1, rEreImb1.hap1, whole genome shotgun sequence DNA segment above includes these coding regions:
- the LOC144259087 gene encoding claudin-8-like, with the protein product MASRALQIVGLVVGGIGLVGTFAITGMPQWRVTAFIENNIIVFETIWEGLWMHCIRQANIRMQCKVYDSLLALSPDLQASRGLMCSASALSFLAFIIAIMGMKCTQCTGNNKQTKGHILLAAGVLFILSGIVVFIPVCWVANTIIRDFYNPVVNVAQKRELGEALYIGWVSAFCLISGGAIFCCFCRCNEKARNYRFSAPSHHTSYKTHHMQRKTESSYSKSQYV